A single window of Colletes latitarsis isolate SP2378_abdomen chromosome 11, iyColLati1, whole genome shotgun sequence DNA harbors:
- the Ufl1 gene encoding UFM1 specific ligase 1, producing MTTMDWNEIKRLAADFQKAQLSSTLQKLSERNCVEIVTKLIENKLLDVLFTNDGKEYVTPQHVAKEIKDELYIHGGRISLVDLAQILNINLSQISKVANEIEKNNKGFKIILGQLIDKTYMTKIAEEINDKLSQHGSINVSELIIHYDLPANFLQSLIEKELGKTIHGKQDTQDSRVFYTENFIARNKAKLRGALCAITKPTPLSVILEQCCISEGIFFSIVDDLQKLKQIPGVVAGKQGTYSLYIPTIYTKSLNEWVENFYKQNGYLEYDALARLGISDPPNFVKRHFPNEDIIFLASVAVGTTISEQVDANIEEAIESGSFIDISPFLPSVFTEQDMEMLLRAVEKKLNNNTHIFTKTVVMSDAFLQSLHKSFETVAETKAREAVASGQWFQTIAEHRIKSKSANSVIETRGGKKEERRKKAASGKAGGGSQGRETKTKSTKRKYLQGKGRESDSDNENSKVASGKTELQLVPLEVIKNEIAKDDNLAVIDDLVEELALYLQPQLNNHALSIADKLAQNDKTTNLSEIEERLNVFITNIKIFDKGIKQIGKADQPALTKYLLKSLGTEFVTELFKLAAQQNMLQAPNNITTETRQKMLLNLPADVKEPLSNIHKSVAETSIDDFLNFAEAAMAACCLTLKKYDKKKERPFISGHKQALLEELNSTQDPALALHLATSILFIATTQNALYMSGRHVSTILSFLQTHLQPSTMATLTKYHDMVLKNLTATDEATKLEINKELETELVEIKNIANNIK from the exons atgaCTACTATGGATTGGAACGAAATTAAGAGATTGGCGGCTGATTTTCAGAAAGCACAACTAAGTTCTACTTTACAGAA ATTATCGGAACGAAATTGTGTGGAAATAGTAACaaaattaatagaaaataaaCTTCTAGATGTATTATTTACCAATGACGGTAAAGAATATGTTACACCACAGCATGTTGCAAAGGAGATCAAAGATGAACTGTACATTCATGGTGGGAGAATCAGTTTAGTTGATTTGGCACAGATTCTTAACATTAATCTGTCTCAAATATCTAAAGTAGCCAATGAAATAGAAAAGAACAATAAAGGATTTAAGATAATCCTTGGACAACTTATCGATAAAACTTACATGACTAAAATTGCCGAAGAGATCAATGATAAATTGTCACAACACGGCAGTATCAATGTGTCAGAGTTAATAATACATTACGATTTGCCAGCTAATTTCTTGCAATCGCTTATAGAGAAGGAATTAGGAAAGACAATACATGGTAAACAAGATACACAAGATTCTAGAGTCTTTTATACAGAAAATTTTATAGCTAGAAATAAAGCTAAACTAAGAGGAGCCTTGTGTGCCATCACAAAACCTACACCATTATCAGTTATTTTAGAACAATGTTGTATTTCGGAAGGAATATTTTTCT CAATTGTAGATGActtacaaaaattaaaacaaattcCTGGTGTTGTGGCAGGAAAACAAGGAACCTACAGTCTTTATATACCAACTATATATACTAAAAGCTTAAATGAATGGGTAgaaaatttttataaacaaaatGGTTATCTAG AATACGATGCACTCGCGCGACTTGGAATATCAGATCCACCAAACTTTGTGAAACGTCATTTTCCAAATGAAGATATAATCTTCTTAGCCTCTGTCGCTGTTGGTACAACAATTAGTGAACAAGTAGATGCAAACATTGAAGAAGCTATTGAAAGTGGATCTTTTATTGATATAAGCCCTTTTCTACCATCTGTATTCACAGAGCAAGATATGGAAATGCTTCTTAGAGCGGTAGAAAAGAAATTAAACAATAATACACACATATTTACAAAAACTGTGGTGATGTCCGACGCGTTCTTACAATCTTTGCACAAATCGTTTGAGACAGTGGCAGAAACAAAAGCTAGAGAAGCAGTGGCTAGCGGTCAATGGTTTCAGACTATAGCAGAACACAGAATAAAATCTAAGTCAGCCAACTCGGTAATTGAAACTAGAGGAGGTAAAAAAGAAGAACGCAGAAAAAAGGCAGCAAGCGGTAAAGCAGGTGGTGGTAGTCAAGGTAGAGAAACAAAAACAAAATCTACTAAAAGGAAGTACTTACAAGGGAAAGGTCGCGAAAGCGATTCGGATAACGAGAATTCAAAAGTTGCATCGGGAAAAACTGAGCTTCAATTAGTGCCTCTAGAAGTCATAAAGAACGAGATTGCAAAAGACGACAATTTAGCAGTGATCGATGATTTAGTAGAGGAACTGGCATTATATTTGCAACCACAATTAAACAATCACGCGCTGTCTATCGCAGATAAGTTAGCACAGAATGATAAAACTACGAATTTGAGCGAAATTGAAGAGCGTCTTAATGTTTTtataacaaatattaaaatattcgacAAAGGCATTAAACAAATAGGTAAAGCGGATCAACCTGCTTtgacaaaatatttattaaaatcccTTGGTACCGAGTTTGTGACAGAATTGTTTAAGTTAGCTGCACAACAAAATATGCTTCAAGCTCCCAACAATATTACTACAGAAACAAGGCAAAAGATGTTACTTAATTTGCCAGCAGATGTTAAAGAGCCTCTAAGTAACATACATAAATCTGTTGCTGAAACATCTATTGatgatttcttaaattttgCAGAGGCAGCAATGGCAGCTTGTTGTCTAACATTAAAAAAATAcgataaaaagaaagaaagaccaTTCATTTCAGGGCACAAACAAGCTTTATTGGAAGAGCTTAATTCTACACAAGATCCTGCACTAGCATTGCATTTAGCCACaagtatattatttattgcaACAACACAAAATGCTCTATATATGTCTGGAAGACATGTATCTACCATTCTTTCATTTCTTCAAACACATTTACAACCTTCAACAATGGCAACACTGACTAAATACCACG atATGGTATTGAAAAACTTAACTGCTACAGATGAAGCTACAAAGCTTGAGATTAACAAGGAACTGGAAACTGAATTggtagaaattaaaaatattgcaaataatattaaataa
- the LOC143347350 gene encoding transmembrane protein 170A, with amino-acid sequence MELQTDISILRPPVNFRNTGNVFYTPLTSFAEMWYQIFLWALFSSIFVHTIAGAICFATLRQHKYGKFFPLLIIIMGVLLPLTSGVLSSAAVAFVYRASRYPLPPLYALFWGIGQTVVAGCVGFTRILATL; translated from the exons ATGGAATTGCAAACAGACATTTCTATTTTGCGGCCACCGGTTAATTTTAGAAATACAGGCAATGTATTTTATACACCTCTCACTTCGTTCGCTG aaatgtggtatcaaataTTTTTATGGGCCCTATTTTCTTCCATTTTTGTTCATACCATAGCTGGTGCAATCTGTTTTGCTACATTACGGCAACATAAATATGGAAA attCTTCCCATTGCTCATTATAATAATGGGTGTATTATTACCACTAACATCGGGAGTTCTTAGCTCTGCTGCAGTTGCTTTTGTATATAGAGCATCACGTTATCCACTGCCACCATTATATGCGTTATTCTGGGGTATTGGGCAGACTGTTGTGGCAGGATGTGTTGGATTTACAAGAATTTTAGCTACTTTATAG